The genomic window ATCGCCTCAATGTCCACCGGTTCCCATCCGGCCGCCTCGCCTCCTCCGCCGTGCAGCCGCAGCGCGCCGGCACACGCGTCGCCGACGCAGATCAGGCGCAACCGCTCATCCCATGCCGGGGTCTCTTGAATCACGACCGGGTTGAAGGCCCGACACGCCCGGCCCAAATCGTCCGCGTTGCGCACGATTCGGGGAGGGGATGAGACATGTCCGGGCCCCATGGCGAGGAAAGGGTATTCGAACCCTTCGAGGATATGGCGTTTCTGCCGCGCTCCATAGTAGAACCGGGTACGGGGGTGAGGGATACCCAGGTAGCGGATGAGCAGTTCCTGTTGCAGCCGCGAGCGCTGGAAACGATAGGTGGATGGGCTGGGAAACGTTCTTTTCCCGGTGGCTTCCAGAACATCGACAAACCGGATGGAGGGGAAGAAGACCACCCTTGCCTCGCGAAGCAGGTCCCGCTCCTCGGCCGAATAGGCGCCGATGGATTCCCTCAGACCAAGCGTCAGAACGGCCGCGCATGACTCAAGGCCGCGGGCGAGGGCAACGTAAACGGGGTGTGCGGCGGACAGTGATTGTCTTTCCATACACGGAATCGCAATTGATCGCGGAACTCTCCAGAACATCGCGCGGGCAACCGTGCCTCGACCCTCCGAAGGAGGCCGGGCCGACCCTGCCCGGTCCGCCGGATGGCGGCACGCGGCAGCCCGATGCCGCCCTTCAAACCGCCCCGGGGATCAATTGAGGCTGGGGTTGAGAAGCACATCGGGGTGAACCCCGTAATTGTAGCTTCTCATTCGGAAGAAGTTTTCCAGCAGGCCGATCTTGTGATCGACGTAATCGTAGATCTTGAACTTGCTTTCCGGGCTGCTGCCGTTCTGGAACAGGTCCCGAATGGCGAGCGCAAGGTTCTTCCTGAAGTAAAGGGGCACAGCCAGGACGAGGGTTTTCGAGCTCAGCGCCTGCGAGCATCGGGTGAGTGTCTGCGCAGTGACGAATACCGCCTGAGGAGCTTCGGACACCGGCATCTGCGGACAGGGCGGGCTGTCCGTATCACCACCCCCCTCGGGTTCGGCGGCCCTGTACTGAAAGACCGAAATGCCGCGCCTCCTGAGTTCCCCTCCCAGCGTGTCCTCCTGCTCTTCGCCCCCGGACAGAACGATCAGGGGATGAGGGCTCTTTTGAAGCTCGGCTTCGATGTCGTCGGCGATGATCCGGTTTCGTTTCTCATCCTTCATGAGCGCCTGCAGCATGGTGGGGTAATCCGCGCGCGAGCTGTACGGGTATTCGAAATCGGTCTGCCTCGTGACCACATGAGCGTGGATAATGCCTCGCCCTTCGCGGGCATCCTTGTCATTGATGGTATAGACCACATCGCCGACGTAGTAATAGACGAGCCGGGACAAGCGGTCCTTTCTCTGGGTGGTGTTGGTGAGTCCCAGGATATACCGGCAGTCGAAGTTGGGAATCAGGTTGGTCAGTATCTTCGAT from Syntrophobacter fumaroxidans MPOB includes these protein-coding regions:
- a CDS encoding DEAD/DEAH box helicase — protein: MFVKVLNILVAEWIKIPAEGLSPLLERKLHERLVFTNPDYEMRHNRGEWIGNIPPQISCLRQKGRHYLLPRGFLDQFVDLCKKFQQPYRIVDRRRTFEPLPIEFHGELKSYQQDAAEAVLDHDCGTLVGGHKSGKTVIALYTIAQRRQPTLILLPKLDLLEGWLTKIENFLQIPSSEVGMFSTGVHQIGKYITIGHTGEVIRYWRKLWEHVGYLIVDECQRCPSKILTNLIPNFDCRYILGLTNTTQRKDRLSRLVYYYVGDVVYTINDKDAREGRGIIHAHVVTRQTDFEYPYSSRADYPTMLQALMKDEKRNRIIADDIEAELQKSPHPLIVLSGGEEQEDTLGGELRRRGISVFQYRAAEPEGGGDTDSPPCPQMPVSEAPQAVFVTAQTLTRCSQALSSKTLVLAVPLYFRKNLALAIRDLFQNGSSPESKFKIYDYVDHKIGLLENFFRMRSYNYGVHPDVLLNPSLN